Below is a genomic region from Xylophilus sp. GW821-FHT01B05.
TATATTTAATAGCACTCACTCAAGGCTTGGCTGCGTCACTGGCCGCATCTGCCTCTGCGTCCTCGGGCGCCTTGGTGTGCTTGATGAAGATGCGGGCGCCCCAGATGCCGACCTCGTACAAGATGCACATGGGGATGGCCAGCGACAGCTGCGACACCACATCGGGCGGCGTGACCACCGCGGCCACGATGAAGGCCCCGACCACGAAGTAGCCGCGGAAGGCCTTGAGCTTCTCAATGCTCACAAAGCCCAGGCGCGCCAGCACGATGACCACGATCGGCACCTCAAAAGCAATGCCAAAGGCCAGGAACATGGTGAGCACGAAGCTCAGGTACTCCTCTATGTCTGGCGCCGGCGTGATGCTCTTGGGCGCAAAGGCCTGGATGAAGGCAAACACCTTGCCGAACACGAAGAAGTAGCAAAAGCCCACGCCAACGAAGAACAGCAGCGTGCTGGAGACCACCAGCGGCAGCACCAGCTTCTTCTCATGCAGGTAGAGGCCAGGCGCAATGAAGGCCCAGACCTGGTAGAGCACCACCGGCAGCGCCACCAGGAAGGCCGCCATGAAGAGAATCTTCAGCGGCACCATGAAAGGCGAGATGACCGAAGTGGCGATCAGCGTGGCGCCGCGCGGCAGGTGCGCCACCAGCGGCATGGCCAGCAGGTCGTACAGCTCGCCCGGGCCAGGAAAGAAGAACAGCACCGCTGCAGCAATGCCGACCGCGATGGCCGACTTGACCAACCGGTCGCGCAGCTCCATGAGGTGCTCGACAAAGGGCTGCTCGGTGCCGGCGAGTTCGTCGTCGCGGGAGGATTCGGACATGGGGAGTGGTTCTTGACCCGGGCGTGCCCGAAGCGTGGGGAAAATCAGTTGACTTTATGCGGCCGGTAGCGAGCGACGCGCGCCGCCCCCGACAGCGCCTTGGTGCGCACGCCGGTGCGCGCCTTGTACCACTGCGGAACGGCGCCCTGCTTGATGCGCCAGTTCTTCTTGGGACGCCGGTACTCGGGGTACAGCGGCTCAACGTCGGCCGACAGGCCCGACACGCTGCTGTCAGCGTCCGACGACCAGGACTTCTGGAAATCGCTGGCCTGCGTCTGGATGGACTGCCCGACGTCGCGGGCTGCGCCCTCGACCGTGTCCTTCATCTTGCGCAGCTCATCGAGCTCCATCGAGCGGTTGACCTCGGCCTTGACGTCGGCGACATAGCGCTGTGCCTTGCCGAGCAGCATGCCCACGGTACGGGCCACGCGGGGCAGCTTCTCGGGGCCGATGACGATCAGCGCGACAGCGCCGATCAGCGCCATCTTGGAAAGACCGATATCGATCACGGGTGCGGATGCGGCGACGCGCTCAGGAACGGGTCTTGGCTTCGACGTCGATCGTGGCCTTGTCGGCCGTCAACGGCGTAGCGCCGTCGGCAACCTGGCCTGACGCAGGCGCGTCGGCCGAGCCGTCTTTCATGCCGTCCTTGAAGCCCTTGACGGCGCCGCCCAGGTCGGAGCCCATGTTCTTCAGCTTCTTGGTGCCGAACACCATGACCACGATCAGCAGCACGATCAGCCAGTGCCAGATGGAAAAGGAACCCATGGATTTCTCCTAATGTGAGGATTGGATTTTAGTGGCGAGGAACAGGTTCCCCCGCCCTTGGCCGAACGGTATCAACCTTTGAGCCAGGGACGGGGGCCGCCCATGACGTGGATGTGGAGATGGTGCACTTCCTGGCCGCCCTCCGCGCCCGTGTTGACCACGATGCGAAAGCCCCCTTCCGGGTAGGGGTTGCAGCCCTGCTCAGCCGCCAGCCGAGGCGCCAACGCCATCAGCCGCCCCAGCATGGGAGCATCTTCCGGGCCCACCTGCTCCATCGAGGGGATGTGGCGCTTGGGCACCATCAGGAAATGCACCGGCGCCCAGGGCGCGATGTCGTGAAACACCAGGACTTCGTCGTCCTCATACACCTTGCGCGAGGGGATCTTGCCCTCGACGATCTTGCAGAAAATGCAGTTGGGGTCGGAATGCGTCTCAGAAGGCACCGGCAGGCTCCATAGGTCGGCGGCTGTTCATACGCACCATGCCATACACGATGCGGTAGAGGAACCAGAAGGAAATCAGCGCCCAGGCGATCCAGCCCGGGAAGATAAACAGCAGCCACAGCGGCAGCGTGACCAGGTAGAGCACACCAGCCCACAGCACCGAGCGGATGCGCCAGCGGAAGTGCGACTCCTGCCAGGTGCCAACCGCGTCGTCGCGCTTGACCAGGTCGATCACCAGCGCCACCAGCAGCAGCGCGATGGAGGCCTGCGCCGTGGGCACCACGGCGGCCACCGCCACGATCAGATGCAGGATGTAACTGACCCAGCCGACGGTCGTCAGCGAATCGTTGTTGGCGACGGCATAGGGGGGACGGTCAGGTTCCACGGGGCCTCCTTGCGGCAGCAGTGTCAGGAGCGCGGCGTTTCCGCCGCCTCGCGGGCCTGCACCTTGCGCAGGGCTTTTTCCTCGATGCCGCTGGTGCCCTCGCGGCGCTCCAGCTCGGCGACAACGTCGGCCGGGGAGCAGCCAAAGTGGGCCAGGGCCACCATGCTGTGGAACCAGAGGTCGGCCACCTCGTTGACCAGGGTTTGCCGCAGCTCGGGCGTCAGGCCGCCGTGCTCGGCGTCCTTGGCGGCCATCACGACCTCGGTGGCTTCCTCGCCGATCTTCTTCAGGAAGGCGTCGGGGCCCTTGTGCAACAGGCGCGCCACATAGCTGGCCGTGGGATCGCCGCCGTTGGCCGCCTTGCGGCTTTCGATGACGGCGGCCAGGCGCGCCAGGGCGTCGGTGGAAGAGGTGCTCATGCGCTTACTTGTAGATGGATTCCGGGTCTTTCAAGACCGGATCGACCGCCGTCCAGGCGCCGTTCTTCAGCACGCTGAAGAAGCAGCTGTGGCGGCCGGTGTGGCAGGCAATGCCCGGCTCGTGGCCGAGCTGGGTGACTTTGAGCAAGACCACGTCGTTGTCGCAGTCCAGGCGGATCTCATGCACGGTCTGCACGTGGCCGGATTCCTCGCCCTTGAACCACAGGCGATTGCGCGAGCGGCTGAAGTACACCGCACGGCCCAGCTCAGCCGTCTTCTGCAGGGCTTCGCGGTTCATCCAGGCAAACATCAGCACGTCGTTCGTGCCTTGCTCCTGGGCGATCACCGGCACCAGGCCCTGGGCGTCCCATTTCACGTCTTCTAACCAATTCATGGCGTGGATTGTGCGCGATGTGAAAGAGCGGCCCGCACGGCACGTGCTACGCGTTTACCCATGGAATGATAGAAAAATATCTTTTCACCATGATTTTATGAGAAAATTTTCTCAAATCATCATTCCCACGACTACGCCGTGCCCCTCCCTCCCCCTCCTGCAGGCGAAGAAACCCTGTCGATTGCCCAGCGCATCATCCGGGCCCGGCCCACGCTGACGCGCTCGCACCAGAAGATCGCCGACTACGTGCTGGCGCATCCGCTGCAGGTGGCCACGGTGCCGGTGGATGAGCTGGCGGCGACGGTCGAGGTGTCCATTGCCACGGCCAACCGCTTCGCCCGTGCGGTGGGGCTGGAGGGCTATGCCCAGTTGCGCGCCGAGCTGGTGCGCGGCTTCGGCGCCATGCTGGCGCCGGTCGAGAAGCTGCGCAGCCGCCTGGCGGCCCCCTCTACCGTGGCCGAGGTGTTTGCCGCCACGCTGGACGAGTCGCGCCGCAACATTGAGGCCACGCGCAATGCGCTGGACATTGCCTCCTGCGAGCGTGCGGTCGAGGCGGTGCTGGGTGCGCGCCGCATCTATATCGCCGGGTTTGGCGCCAGCGGCTGGCTGGGCGGCCTGCTGCAGCGCGGCATAGACCCCTATTGCGACAACGTGCAGTTGCTGGCCGGGATTGCCGGCTCGTCCTACGGCGGGCGGCTGCTGCCGCGCATGACGCCGCAAGACCTGATGGTGGCCATCTCTTTCCCGCGCTACATCACCGATACCGTCTACCTGGCGCGCGAAGCCAGCCGCCGCGGGGTGCCGGTGCTGGCCGTGACCGACGGCCCAGCGTCGCCGCTGGCGCCGCTGGCCGGCATTTGCCTGTATGCGTTTACCGACAACCAGTACGCGGCCAATTCAGAGTCCAGCGCGCTGGCGCTGATCGAGGCGCTGTCCAGCGCCGTGGCGCACCGCGCCGCCAAATCCCTGCAATCGGCCGCGCGCCTGACCGAGGCGGTGCTGCCCTGGCTGCACGACGACGCTGCCCCCACAGCCGGGGCGCTGCGTGGCGGCCTTAGCCCGCGCAAGACACCATGAGTACCACCGCCCTCCCCGTCATCGCCATCCACGGCGGTGCCGGCACCCTGACCCGCGCCGCCATGGATGCCACGCAAGAGGCGGCCTACCACGCAGCCCTGCGGCAGATCCTGCAGGCCGCCCAGCAATTGCTGGCGGCCGGCGGCAGCGCACTGGATGCGGTCACGCTGGCGGTCGAGCTGCTGGAGGACTGCCCCTTCTTCAACGCCGGCCACGGCGCAGTCTTTACCCGCGCGCAAACCCATGAGCTGGATGCCGCCGTGATGGAAGGCCGCGGCCTGCGCGCCGGTGCCGTAGCCGCCGTGGCCCGCATTCGCCACCCGGTGCATGCCGCGCGGGCGGTGCTGGAGCACGGCGAGCACGTGCTGCTGGCCGGCGCCGGTGCCGAGGCCTTTGCCGCCGAGCGCGGGCTGGCGCTGGTCGATCCGTCTTATTTCTCGACCGCTGCGCGCCTGGCCCAACTGGAGCGCGCACTGGCCACGCAGTCGGGCGCGGTGCTGGACCATGACGGCGCCGCGCTTGCCGCCCCGGCCCGCGCGCCGCTGGATGAAGACCGCAAATTCGGCACCGTGGGCGCCGTCGCGCTGGATGCGCGCGGGCACCTGGCAGCGGCCACCTCCACCGGCGGCATGACCGCCAAGCGCGTGGGCCGCATCGGCGACTCGCCACTGATCGGCGCCGGCACCTATGCCGACGACCGCAGCGCCGCCGTGTCCTGCACCGGCAGCGGCGAGATGTTCATCCGCGTCGCGGCCGCCTACGACGTCTGCGCGCGCATGGCCTATGGCGACGCCTCGCTGCAGGCGGCCACGCATGCCGTGGTGCATGAAGCCCTGCCGGCCATTGGCGGGCGCGGCGGCC
It encodes:
- a CDS encoding MurR/RpiR family transcriptional regulator — encoded protein: MPLPPPPAGEETLSIAQRIIRARPTLTRSHQKIADYVLAHPLQVATVPVDELAATVEVSIATANRFARAVGLEGYAQLRAELVRGFGAMLAPVEKLRSRLAAPSTVAEVFAATLDESRRNIEATRNALDIASCERAVEAVLGARRIYIAGFGASGWLGGLLQRGIDPYCDNVQLLAGIAGSSYGGRLLPRMTPQDLMVAISFPRYITDTVYLAREASRRGVPVLAVTDGPASPLAPLAGICLYAFTDNQYAANSESSALALIEALSSAVAHRAAKSLQSAARLTEAVLPWLHDDAAPTAGALRGGLSPRKTP
- a CDS encoding histidine triad nucleotide-binding protein, with translation MPSETHSDPNCIFCKIVEGKIPSRKVYEDDEVLVFHDIAPWAPVHFLMVPKRHIPSMEQVGPEDAPMLGRLMALAPRLAAEQGCNPYPEGGFRIVVNTGAEGGQEVHHLHIHVMGGPRPWLKG
- a CDS encoding isoaspartyl peptidase/L-asparaginase — protein: MSTTALPVIAIHGGAGTLTRAAMDATQEAAYHAALRQILQAAQQLLAAGGSALDAVTLAVELLEDCPFFNAGHGAVFTRAQTHELDAAVMEGRGLRAGAVAAVARIRHPVHAARAVLEHGEHVLLAGAGAEAFAAERGLALVDPSYFSTAARLAQLERALATQSGAVLDHDGAALAAPARAPLDEDRKFGTVGAVALDARGHLAAATSTGGMTAKRVGRIGDSPLIGAGTYADDRSAAVSCTGSGEMFIRVAAAYDVCARMAYGDASLQAATHAVVHEALPAIGGRGGLIAVDRHGNLALPFNTEGMYRGFARAGEAPQTAIFG
- the hisI gene encoding phosphoribosyl-AMP cyclohydrolase, with the protein product MHAMNWLEDVKWDAQGLVPVIAQEQGTNDVLMFAWMNREALQKTAELGRAVYFSRSRNRLWFKGEESGHVQTVHEIRLDCDNDVVLLKVTQLGHEPGIACHTGRHSCFFSVLKNGAWTAVDPVLKDPESIYK
- the tatC gene encoding twin-arginine translocase subunit TatC, translated to MSESSRDDELAGTEQPFVEHLMELRDRLVKSAIAVGIAAAVLFFFPGPGELYDLLAMPLVAHLPRGATLIATSVISPFMVPLKILFMAAFLVALPVVLYQVWAFIAPGLYLHEKKLVLPLVVSSTLLFFVGVGFCYFFVFGKVFAFIQAFAPKSITPAPDIEEYLSFVLTMFLAFGIAFEVPIVVIVLARLGFVSIEKLKAFRGYFVVGAFIVAAVVTPPDVVSQLSLAIPMCILYEVGIWGARIFIKHTKAPEDAEADAASDAAKP
- the tatA gene encoding Sec-independent protein translocase subunit TatA, with translation MGSFSIWHWLIVLLIVVMVFGTKKLKNMGSDLGGAVKGFKDGMKDGSADAPASGQVADGATPLTADKATIDVEAKTRS
- the tatB gene encoding Sec-independent protein translocase protein TatB, coding for MIDIGLSKMALIGAVALIVIGPEKLPRVARTVGMLLGKAQRYVADVKAEVNRSMELDELRKMKDTVEGAARDVGQSIQTQASDFQKSWSSDADSSVSGLSADVEPLYPEYRRPKKNWRIKQGAVPQWYKARTGVRTKALSGAARVARYRPHKVN
- a CDS encoding phosphoribosyl-ATP diphosphatase, which gives rise to MSTSSTDALARLAAVIESRKAANGGDPTASYVARLLHKGPDAFLKKIGEEATEVVMAAKDAEHGGLTPELRQTLVNEVADLWFHSMVALAHFGCSPADVVAELERREGTSGIEEKALRKVQAREAAETPRS